A segment of the Streptomyces sp. L2 genome:
GCCAGCCACAGATCGACATCGGACTGCGTCGCGGCGGACAGGGTCAGGCCGCGCGTCTCCAACCAGGTCAGGAACTGCACCGCCATGCCGATACGGGAACGCGCGTACTTGCGGACGCTGCGGGTCACGCGGCTGCGAGTGGCCAGCGAGCGAGCCCGGCGCAGGACCGACCAGGAGGCGTAGGGGCGCACGATCGCGGCGATGTGCGGTGGCTGGCCGGCCAGCAGGTGCTCAACCCAGGGTTCGACGGAGTCGAGGTGTTCGGTACGCGGCTCCAGGACGCCGGTGTTGACCAGGACCTGTCGCAGGTAGCGCACAGCGTAGCCGGGCGGCAGACGGTCGAGGCGGGCGTGGGTGATCTCGCCGCCCTGCGTGGCGAGCCGGCCCAGCAGTTCGGCCCACACCGTGGCGTAGAGCCAGTGCAGGACTTGCTCGGGCGCGCAGTCCTGCAAGAGCAGCGCACGCACTGCGGATAGTTGCGGGTGGAGGGTGCCGTCCGGGCCGGACAGCAGCGCGTCGACGCGTTCGCTCACGATGCAGGGCAGGCAGTGCTCTTGGGCGACGAGCAGATCGACCCGGCCGCATCGCCGGCAGGTCCAGTTGCGTTCGTCGCCCGAGCAGGGACCGCACACCCCACCGCGTTCCCCGCGGCCGACCAAGGGCCGCACGCAACCGCAGTTGGTGCAAGGGGCGGGCGAGCGGCGCAGTGTGTTGTAGCAGAGGCCGCAGACCGGGCCGAGGGGCAGTGTGGTACGCATCTTCTTCGTCCGGCCGCACCGTGCGCAGGTCCGTTCCGGGCGCTGTCGGGAGTGGCAGGTGGAACAGACCGGGCGGCCCAGGGTGGCCCCGCGAACGCAGGGCTTGTTCTGGCCGCAGCTGGTGCACCTCGTGGTCGGCGGGATCCAGCAGCGGTAGCAGATCCAGGTGCTCTCCTGCCGGTCCGCGATGCGCACGTTCCATGTCGTGCGCCCGCACCGGCAGCACTGCCTCTCCCGAGCGCGGTGGTAACAGCGTGGGCACAGCGGCCCGTCCTCGGTGATCTCGTGGGCTCGCTGGTTGTGGCGGCCGCAGGCCGAGCAGGTGTAGAGCTTGCGCGGTCCGCAGTTCTGGCACAGCGGCCGGCCCTCGATCCGGTAGGCGACGCGGGCCAGCTTTCCGCACCTGGCGCACTCGCAGCGTGCCCGCGGGTCGCGGGTCTTGCAGCCGGCGCAGACCACGCCGCCGTTCTCCCGGAACGCCGGCCGGCCCGTCTCGCCGCAGCGCACGCACGGTTTGAGGTGGCTCCTGGCGTAGCAGCGACCGCACGTGGCGGCACCGTCGATGCGGTAGGGCAGGCGCCGGACCGTGCCGCACTGCGCGCAGCGGGCGCGTTGCACCGCCTGGTGCTCGGCGGCCAGAACGTCCAGAAGTTTCAGCAGTCCAGGTGGGCCGCTGGAGTCCCCGGAGACCAGCGCATCGGGATGCGCGCGCAGATGCTCCAGCACCCGATCTGTCTGCGACGGTAACAGCTCAAACCCACAACCTGTTCGGTGAGCCGGACCAGGTCGGAGCCGGGAAGTTGTCGGGCGATGAGAGCGGCGGTCTCCTCGATGGCGCGGTCCTGCTCGGCACGGCGCCGCTGACGGGCGTTCACAGTCCCTCCGGGCGGCGAATCGTAGAGCGCCGTACTGTCGGCGGCGGAACCTTGCCGGTCTCGCCGGCAGCCTTGCGGACCTGTTCGTTGACCACGGTGATCTCGATCAGGTCGGCTACGCCGACGTCGAGGATGTCGCACAGCGCGGCGAGAGTGTCCATGCTCAGGCGCTGGGGTGGTTGAGTCACCAGGCGGAAGACCTGTTCGCGGGAGAGGTGGATGCCGCGTTCCGCGAGCAGCGGCACCAGGTCGGTGGTGGCGAACATCTCGCGGCTGGCCATGATCTGCCGCAGGTTCCAGCGGTAGCCCATCTTCTTGGTCACGACGCCGGTTCCTCGTCCCACAATTCCGGATGGCGGGCCAGGGAGCGTTGCAGCAGCCGGTTACGGTACTCGTCGGAGACGCCGGTGTAGATCGCGGTGGTGGCGGCGTAGGTGTGTCCGGCCTGGGAAGAGACGAATTTCTCCGGGTAGTCGAATTCCACGCAGTGCGTGATGTGGCTGTGACGTAGGCAGTGCAGATCGAGCTCGGCCGGGAGTCCGGCTGCCTGGCGTGCCTCGGTGAACGCCTCGTTGATCCTGCGCAGCGACATGCGCCCGGCCCTCTCGGTCACCCACATTGCCGGATGCCGCCCGGCGCCGAAGGCGGGACGCACCTCGTCCAGCCACTGTTCCAGCACGGGCACGATCCAGTCCATCTCCGGGATGGTCAGTACCGTGCGCCGCTTGGGGGCGCTGCCCCGGGACGACTTCCCCCAGCGTACGAACAGCGCGCCGCACCGGCCGAAGACGGGCGACTTCGGGTTGTGCCGCAGGTCGCCCAGGTCCAGTCCCCAGGCTTCGCGCCGGCGCAGGCCGAACGCGTAGACCGTCTTGAGCATGGCCGCGTCCCGCATCGCGGCGAGCGCGCCTTTGCGGTGCCGGGCCCGGATCTCCTCCACCCGTCCGTCAGCAGCGTCGAACAGGGCCTGGATCTCGTCGTAGGTCAGCGGCCGACGCCGCGGCTCACCCTCGTACTCGGTGACATGCACCACGGTGTTCCACTCGTGCAGGATCTGCACGGGGGCCGTGCTGAACTGTTCCTGGCACACGCGTGGCCAGCAGTACCTCGGGTCGGTGATGTACTCCATGAACATCCGCACGCTGTGCTGATAGATCCGTGCGGTGGACACCACGATCGGCCGCGGCCGCTGACGCAGGTGATCGATGAACGCCTCTACGTCGGCCGCTTCCCACTGCCAGGGATAGGCGTTGGTGTACGCCGCCAGCCGACGCATCAGCTCAACGCGTCCGCGAATGGTGTCCGCCTTCAAAAACCGCGTGCGCTGCTGGAGCTGCCAGCCATCCAGCATCGCGTCGAACACCGCGGTCTCCGGGGCCAGATGGATGACGCCGGAAGCCAGCACCAGATGCGCCGCACCCGGCAGATCAGTTGCTCTCATCACGATGCATTCAACGCAACACCGATGCATCGGTTACGGCCCCCGGCGCCGTCCCAGGCCACCGCATGAAACCGACGCGAACATCGACCGTGGCTCACACCGCTGACGTGCAGCTCTGCGCTTTGCTCCGCCTGCTCAATGATGCGGCCGATGCAATTCCGCTCGTTTCGGGCCTTGCCCAGTCGCGCCAAGGGACCCCGCCCAATAGAGGCGTCACACCTAGCGCGCGTTTTCCGAGCTGGGGCCGGGACCGCCGGCGGGCAGAGCCGGGAACTTCCGGGCCGCTCTCCCCCTACCTGAGCGCTCGCGCCAAGCACTGTCGGCAGTCGATGACCCATGCGTCCGAGCGTTCTTCGCGATGGGCATCGGCCGACAGCCGTTCGCAGCCTGTGAGCCGCGGGAAGCGCGGGCGGTGACGAAGTGATGAAGTGTCCCTGAATCCGGGTTACCTCTTATAGATGGTGCTTTGGTTCTATGCATGGAACAGAACCAAACCGTCATTCCGTCACTTCGTCACCACGTGGAGAGGCAGCGGGCCATCCACGCTGCCCCAGCACACTCACATAGGGCGTGCAGACGCCCTCACTCGGAGGCTGGTGAGCCGATTGCCTACCGGAAAAGTGGACAAGGCCGGGCCCGAAGGCCCCGCCTTGTGCGTCGAACTCACTTCTCGGTGGTTGTGTCCTTCTTCGACAGCCAGTCGAACTCAAGCCGTTCCAGGATCGGGGTGTGGTCCCCCTGCCGCGCGGCCGGCTTGACCGTGATGCCCTTCTTTCCAAGGGCGCACTTCAGGAGCATCCTCTTGTCCGCCATATCCGCCGCTTCCCATGCCTCACGCAGGGTGTCGACCTGCGTGAGGGGCGAGAGGTCTGCCTCCGCGTCCAGCGCCTCAAGGGTCGCGGTGGTGCTCTCGATGACGGCGCGCTGTCCTTCGCTCAGCTCCTCGAAGCGCTCTTCGTCCATCTTCCCGTACACGTAGAAGTCGTCTTCGAGCTTCTTCACACGCCGCTGAGCGGCCTCAAGGGCCTTCTGAGCCTCGTCCTTCTTCGCCTGCGTTTCGGGGTCCGCGAAGGCGAGCCACCGGCGGGCTATCTCGATGACCACCGGGGCACCAGGCTCAAGGGCCGTGATGTGGTGGACCCAAGCCTGTCCAACCGCGTGGTCGATGCGGTCGGCGAGGGTCACCACTCCCTCGCAGATGGACTTGCCCCGCGTCTGCCGGACCTCACACCGGTAGCGCCCGCCACGGTGGCTCATCGAACCACCACACGACTCAAGTTCCCCCGTGCCTTTCTTGTCCCGTAGCCGCCCGCATCGGTAGCTCCCCGTGCCCAGATACTTCGCTTCCGGCTTCCCCTTCGCCCACCGTTCGTCGGTCCGCTCGGCAATGAGCGCCTTGATCTTGAACCACTCGCCCGGCGTCACGACCCCCTTGCCGCACATGATGACTTCGCCCTTCTCATTGCGCAGAGGCTCGCCGTACCCCTCCCAACTGTCCAAGGGGTTGCCGTGCTCGTCCGTCTTGCGCCGCCGGACCGGGACCATGCCGGCGAAGAGCGGGGACTGAGCCAACTTGCTCACCGCCGTGGGCGACCAGGTGGCACCGCTCCGGGTCCGGTACCCCTCCTTATTGAGTTGGTGGGCGGTGTCCTTCGTCGTCTTCTTGTCGAGCAAGAGGTCCGCCAGCCTGCGGGCTGTGTCGTACTCGTCGGGATGGGGTTCGACCTTGCCGCTTCCGGGCGCGCTGTAGAGACCGAACGGGGGCCTGCCCGTTCCCCTTCGGCCTTCCGCCTTGTGCGAGTCATGGCCGATCTTCACGCGCTTCGCTATGTCCTTCGCTTCCTCCCTGGCACGTTCGCTCAGGATCGCAAAAACCATGCGGCCACCCTGTGAGGAGTCCAGCCCTTCGGAAACGGAAACGAGCCGCGATTGCCGGCGGTCGAACTCGTCCAGCATCCGGCCCACCGCTCCCATGCCGCGCCGGTCGAAGCGGTCCGTCTTCCACACGCCGAGCGTCTTGGACTTTCCGTCCATGATCGCTTGGGTGGCCTTCTCGAACTCCCGGCGCCTTACGTAGGTCTTGGAAGCCGAGAGTTGTTCAAACCAGACGTGCCGGATCTGAAGTCCGTTCGTCTGCGCCCAGCGCACCACGTCCCGCAAGTGCCCCCGCAGCGTGGCCAGGTCTTCCTTCTTGTTGCTCCGTCGCAGGTAGGCGTCCATGAGTCCGGACGGCTCGGCCGTCGCGGGTTTGTCCAGGCCCAGGGCTTCCAGGTCCTCAGGGCCGAGCCCCAACCCGACCAGCGTCGCGTGATCCTCGCGCACCACAACCCCCTCTGTGCTCAGGGGAAATGGTACGGAATCAATGGACCTTAGACAGCTACTTTCTCGAAGTGCGGCACGACCCAGTCGCGGTCGACGGAGTACCGGGCGAATCCGCCGCCGAGCTGGTCGTACATCCCTCCCCGCGCCATCCGCTCACACGTGTCCTGCGCCATCTGCAGCGCGCCCTCGGACCCGGTGCGGGCGTGGTGGCGCAGCAGGAACTCCAGCACCATGGACGGCGGGAACTTGGGCGCGCCGCCGAATCCGCCGCGCTGCGGGTCGTAGTCCCGGGTGAGCCCGAGGAGCGCCTGGGCGAGCTCCTGCTCCCCCGGCGCCTCGCCCCCGTGCCGCACGATCTCCCGCTGGGCCAGATCCCGCACGATCTTCCCGGCGACCTCCCCGACCTCGTCCCGCCGCTCGTCCCAGGCCTGCCGCACCCCTTCCAGCACCTGCCGGAAGGACGGCATGCCGTGCCGCGGCTCGGGCGGGAAGTACGTCCCGAAGTAGAACGGCTCGGCATCGGGCGTCAGAAACACGGTCATCGGCCACCCGCCATGCCCGGTGGCCGCCTGCACGGCCTCCATGTACACGGCATCCACGTCGGGCCGCTCCTCACGGTCGACCTTGACACTGACGAAGTGCTCGTTGAGGAAGTCGGCGGTGGCTCGGTCCTCGAAGGACTCGTGGGCCATGACGTGACACCAGTGACAGCTCGCGTAGCCGACGCTCAGCAGAATCGGTTTCCCCGCCTTCCGGGCCGCCTCGAAGGCCTCGGGCGACCAGGGCCACCAGTCGACGGGGTTGTGGGCGTGCTGAAGCAGATACGGGGACGTCTCATGGTCCAGTCGATTCACCGTTCCACTCTG
Coding sequences within it:
- a CDS encoding helix-turn-helix transcriptional regulator, producing the protein MTKKMGYRWNLRQIMASREMFATTDLVPLLAERGIHLSREQVFRLVTQPPQRLSMDTLAALCDILDVGVADLIEITVVNEQVRKAAGETGKVPPPTVRRSTIRRPEGL
- a CDS encoding tyrosine-type recombinase/integrase; its protein translation is MRATDLPGAAHLVLASGVIHLAPETAVFDAMLDGWQLQQRTRFLKADTIRGRVELMRRLAAYTNAYPWQWEAADVEAFIDHLRQRPRPIVVSTARIYQHSVRMFMEYITDPRYCWPRVCQEQFSTAPVQILHEWNTVVHVTEYEGEPRRRPLTYDEIQALFDAADGRVEEIRARHRKGALAAMRDAAMLKTVYAFGLRRREAWGLDLGDLRHNPKSPVFGRCGALFVRWGKSSRGSAPKRRTVLTIPEMDWIVPVLEQWLDEVRPAFGAGRHPAMWVTERAGRMSLRRINEAFTEARQAAGLPAELDLHCLRHSHITHCVEFDYPEKFVSSQAGHTYAATTAIYTGVSDEYRNRLLQRSLARHPELWDEEPAS
- a CDS encoding recombinase family protein, which produces MREDHATLVGLGLGPEDLEALGLDKPATAEPSGLMDAYLRRSNKKEDLATLRGHLRDVVRWAQTNGLQIRHVWFEQLSASKTYVRRREFEKATQAIMDGKSKTLGVWKTDRFDRRGMGAVGRMLDEFDRRQSRLVSVSEGLDSSQGGRMVFAILSERAREEAKDIAKRVKIGHDSHKAEGRRGTGRPPFGLYSAPGSGKVEPHPDEYDTARRLADLLLDKKTTKDTAHQLNKEGYRTRSGATWSPTAVSKLAQSPLFAGMVPVRRRKTDEHGNPLDSWEGYGEPLRNEKGEVIMCGKGVVTPGEWFKIKALIAERTDERWAKGKPEAKYLGTGSYRCGRLRDKKGTGELESCGGSMSHRGGRYRCEVRQTRGKSICEGVVTLADRIDHAVGQAWVHHITALEPGAPVVIEIARRWLAFADPETQAKKDEAQKALEAAQRRVKKLEDDFYVYGKMDEERFEELSEGQRAVIESTTATLEALDAEADLSPLTQVDTLREAWEAADMADKRMLLKCALGKKGITVKPAARQGDHTPILERLEFDWLSKKDTTTEK